One window of Paroedura picta isolate Pp20150507F chromosome 2, Ppicta_v3.0, whole genome shotgun sequence genomic DNA carries:
- the KLHDC1 gene encoding kelch domain-containing protein 1 isoform X1 produces the protein MAAGAPCPPAQLCVAEERSGHCAVVDENRLYVWGGYVSIEENEVYLPNDELWIYDIDSGLWSMHLMEGELPPSVSGSCGACIQGKLYLFGGFDDKGYSNRLYYVNLRTRNGTYLWKKISDFNGQPPTPRDKLACWVYKDRLIYFGGYGCRKQNELSDCFDVHDAFWEGQIYWGWHNDVHVFDTRQQNWYQPTIKQGDPPQPRAAHSCAVLGNKGYVFGGRVLQTRMNDLHSLNLDTWAWSGKICTNGEKPGERSWHTLTPIADDKLFLFGGLSSDNVPLSDGWIYSVSPNEWQELAYLPKSRPRLWHTACLGKEGEVMVFGGSKDDLHFLDTGHCSDLLIFQTQPYSLLRLCLDCIAKNAVLLENQISWLPAKLLEQAMDKITYWAAVHCRQEKMAETERQEQSNSA, from the exons ATGGCGGCCGGCGCGCCCTGCCCTCCCGCCCAGCTCTGCGTGGCCGAGGAGCGGAGCGGGCACTGCGCCGTGGTGGACGAGAACCGCCTCTACGTGTGGGGAGGATACGTG TCAATTGAAGAAAACGAAGTTTACCTTCCCAACGATGAGCTCTGGATCTATGACATTGACAGTGGATTATG GTCAATGCATCTAATGGAAGGGGAGTTACCTCCCTCAGTGTCTGGAAGCTGCGGGGCTTGTATCCAGGGGAAGCTGTACCTCTTTGGCGGCTTCGATGACAAAGGATACAGCAATCGG CTCTATTATGTTAATTTGCGAACAAGGAATGGAACCTATTTGTGGAAAAAAATCTCAGACTTTAATGGTCAGCCTCCTACACCACGTGACAAACTTGCCTGCTGGGTGTATAAAGACAG GCTAATATATTTTGGAGGCTACGGCTGCCGGAAGCAGAACGAGTTGAGTGACTGCTTTGATGTGCACGACGCGTTTTGG GAAGGACAGATATACTGGGGATGGCACAACGATGTCCATGTCTTTGACACAAGACAACAAAACTGGTATCAGCCAACAATTAAA CAGGGAGATCCACCTCAGCCTCGAGCGGCTCATTCATGTGCCGTCCTAGGAAACAAAGGCTACGTCTTTGGAGGACGCGTTTTG CAAACAAGGATGAACGATTTACATTCTCTGAACTTGGATACCTGGGCTTGGTCAGGAAA AATTTGTACAAATGGTGAAAAACCCGGAGAGCGATCGTGGCATACATTAACACCCATCGCAGATGATAAACTGTTCCTGTTTGGTGGGCTGAGTTCAGACAATGTCCCTCTAA GTGACGGCTGGATTTATAGCGTCTCTCCAAACGAATGGCAAGAACTTGCCTATTTACCGAAGAGCAGACCGAG GTTGTGGCATACAGCCTGCCTTGGAAAAGAGGGGGAAGTGATGGTCTTTGGAGGAAGTAAAGATGACCTGCATTTCCTGGACACA GGACACTGCAGTGATTTGTTGATTTTCCAGACCCAACCCTACTCACTTCTCAG GCTTTGCCTTGACTGCATTGCTAAAAACGCTGTCCTCTTGGAGAATCAAATATCCTGGTTACCAGCCAAACTGCTTGAGCAAGCAATGGATAAAATCACTTACTGGGCAGCAGTCCACTGTCGGCAAGAAAAAATGGCTGAAACCGAAAGACAGGAGCAGAGCAATTCGGCCTAG
- the KLHDC1 gene encoding kelch domain-containing protein 1 isoform X2 gives MHLMEGELPPSVSGSCGACIQGKLYLFGGFDDKGYSNRLYYVNLRTRNGTYLWKKISDFNGQPPTPRDKLACWVYKDRLIYFGGYGCRKQNELSDCFDVHDAFWEGQIYWGWHNDVHVFDTRQQNWYQPTIKQGDPPQPRAAHSCAVLGNKGYVFGGRVLQTRMNDLHSLNLDTWAWSGKICTNGEKPGERSWHTLTPIADDKLFLFGGLSSDNVPLSDGWIYSVSPNEWQELAYLPKSRPRLWHTACLGKEGEVMVFGGSKDDLHFLDTGHCSDLLIFQTQPYSLLRLCLDCIAKNAVLLENQISWLPAKLLEQAMDKITYWAAVHCRQEKMAETERQEQSNSA, from the exons ATGCATCTAATGGAAGGGGAGTTACCTCCCTCAGTGTCTGGAAGCTGCGGGGCTTGTATCCAGGGGAAGCTGTACCTCTTTGGCGGCTTCGATGACAAAGGATACAGCAATCGG CTCTATTATGTTAATTTGCGAACAAGGAATGGAACCTATTTGTGGAAAAAAATCTCAGACTTTAATGGTCAGCCTCCTACACCACGTGACAAACTTGCCTGCTGGGTGTATAAAGACAG GCTAATATATTTTGGAGGCTACGGCTGCCGGAAGCAGAACGAGTTGAGTGACTGCTTTGATGTGCACGACGCGTTTTGG GAAGGACAGATATACTGGGGATGGCACAACGATGTCCATGTCTTTGACACAAGACAACAAAACTGGTATCAGCCAACAATTAAA CAGGGAGATCCACCTCAGCCTCGAGCGGCTCATTCATGTGCCGTCCTAGGAAACAAAGGCTACGTCTTTGGAGGACGCGTTTTG CAAACAAGGATGAACGATTTACATTCTCTGAACTTGGATACCTGGGCTTGGTCAGGAAA AATTTGTACAAATGGTGAAAAACCCGGAGAGCGATCGTGGCATACATTAACACCCATCGCAGATGATAAACTGTTCCTGTTTGGTGGGCTGAGTTCAGACAATGTCCCTCTAA GTGACGGCTGGATTTATAGCGTCTCTCCAAACGAATGGCAAGAACTTGCCTATTTACCGAAGAGCAGACCGAG GTTGTGGCATACAGCCTGCCTTGGAAAAGAGGGGGAAGTGATGGTCTTTGGAGGAAGTAAAGATGACCTGCATTTCCTGGACACA GGACACTGCAGTGATTTGTTGATTTTCCAGACCCAACCCTACTCACTTCTCAG GCTTTGCCTTGACTGCATTGCTAAAAACGCTGTCCTCTTGGAGAATCAAATATCCTGGTTACCAGCCAAACTGCTTGAGCAAGCAATGGATAAAATCACTTACTGGGCAGCAGTCCACTGTCGGCAAGAAAAAATGGCTGAAACCGAAAGACAGGAGCAGAGCAATTCGGCCTAG